The Acidimicrobiales bacterium genome has a segment encoding these proteins:
- a CDS encoding MBL fold metallo-hydrolase: MTAAAATTVIGDGVTQIDTLLGGWERVTAGYLVDGPRPVLVETGSQSSVPVLLEALGSLGVGPADLGAVVVTHIHLDHAGGVGNVAAAFPRATVYVHPKGARHLVDPSRLVDSAARVYGPLLDDLYGRLDPTPADRLEVLEDGQELEVGGGRVLTTVDSPGHAKHHLGLHDSTSGILFVGDAVGVRLPDAGILRPSTPPPDFDLDQAVTSLHKFAARRPAGLALAHYGLVPDHAAVLAEAEEVLRRWAGAGC; encoded by the coding sequence GTGACCGCCGCGGCCGCCACGACGGTCATCGGCGACGGCGTCACCCAGATCGACACCCTGCTCGGCGGCTGGGAGCGGGTCACGGCGGGCTACCTGGTCGACGGCCCCCGCCCCGTCCTGGTCGAGACCGGCAGCCAGAGCTCGGTGCCGGTGCTCCTCGAGGCCCTGGGCTCCCTGGGGGTGGGCCCGGCCGACCTGGGGGCGGTCGTCGTCACCCACATCCACCTCGACCATGCCGGCGGGGTGGGCAACGTGGCCGCCGCCTTTCCCCGGGCCACGGTGTACGTGCACCCGAAGGGCGCCCGCCACCTCGTCGACCCCTCCCGGCTGGTCGACTCCGCCGCCCGGGTGTACGGCCCCCTCCTCGACGACCTCTACGGGCGCCTCGACCCCACCCCGGCCGACCGCCTCGAGGTGCTGGAGGACGGCCAGGAGCTGGAAGTGGGCGGAGGCCGGGTGCTGACCACGGTGGACTCCCCCGGCCACGCCAAGCACCACCTCGGCCTGCACGACTCGACGAGCGGGATCCTCTTCGTGGGCGACGCCGTCGGGGTCCGCCTGCCCGACGCCGGCATCCTCAGGCCCTCGACCCCGCCCCCCGACTTCGACCTGGACCAGGCGGTGACGTCGCTGCACAAGTTCGCCGCCCGCCGTCCCGCCGGGCTGGCCCTGGCCCACTACGGGCTGGTGCCGGACCACGCCGCCGTGCTGGCCGAGGCCGAGGAGGTGCTGCGGAGGTGGGCGGGGGCCGGGTGCTGA
- a CDS encoding glucose 1-dehydrogenase, which translates to MKALTVEPGKAGSARLDDVDEPPASDGAVLVETLAIGVCGTDAEIVSGAYGWAPPGRDRLILGHESLGRVLEAPAGAGVTEGDLVVGIVRRPDPVPCPACAVDQWDFCRNGQYTERGIKSLDGYCSERYRIEPKYVVKVDSSLAGLGVLLEPASVVAKAWDQVDAIGSRQGGWSPRRALVTGAGPIGLLAALIGVERGLDVHVLDQVATGLKPDLVAALGATYHHGDVRDAGEAWDLIIECTGVGQLVFDVMQDAAPGGVVCLTGVSSGGRELGIDAGALNRAMVLENEAVVGSVNANRRHYELGAAALAAADRAWLERLISRRVPLASWADALQRQPDDVKVVIEVNQ; encoded by the coding sequence ATGAAGGCCCTCACCGTCGAGCCCGGGAAGGCCGGCAGCGCCCGGCTCGACGACGTCGACGAGCCGCCGGCGTCCGACGGCGCGGTGCTCGTCGAGACCCTGGCCATCGGCGTGTGCGGCACCGACGCCGAGATCGTCAGCGGCGCCTACGGGTGGGCCCCGCCCGGCCGGGACCGGCTGATCCTGGGCCACGAGTCGCTGGGCCGGGTGCTGGAGGCGCCGGCGGGCGCCGGCGTCACCGAGGGGGACCTGGTGGTCGGGATCGTCCGGCGCCCCGACCCGGTGCCCTGCCCGGCGTGCGCGGTGGACCAGTGGGACTTCTGCCGCAACGGCCAGTACACCGAGCGGGGGATCAAGTCCCTCGACGGCTACTGCTCGGAGCGCTACCGCATCGAGCCGAAGTACGTGGTGAAGGTCGACTCCTCCCTCGCCGGCCTGGGTGTGCTGCTCGAGCCGGCCAGCGTGGTGGCCAAGGCCTGGGACCAGGTCGACGCCATCGGCTCCCGTCAGGGCGGGTGGAGCCCGCGCCGGGCGCTGGTCACCGGGGCCGGGCCCATCGGCCTGCTGGCCGCCCTCATCGGCGTGGAGCGGGGCCTCGACGTGCACGTGCTCGACCAGGTGGCCACCGGTCTCAAGCCCGACCTGGTGGCGGCGCTCGGCGCCACCTACCACCACGGGGACGTGCGGGACGCCGGGGAGGCCTGGGACCTGATCATCGAGTGCACCGGCGTGGGCCAGCTGGTCTTCGACGTGATGCAGGACGCCGCCCCGGGGGGAGTCGTGTGCCTGACCGGGGTGTCGTCGGGCGGCCGGGAGCTCGGCATCGACGCCGGCGCCCTCAACCGGGCCATGGTGCTCGAGAACGAGGCGGTGGTCGGCTCGGTCAACGCCAACCGCCGCCACTACGAGCTGGGCGCCGCCGCCCTGGCCGCCGCCGACCGGGCGTGGCTGGAGCGCCTGATCAGCCGGCGGGTGCCGCTGGCCTCGTGGGCCGATGCCCTGCAGCGCCAGCCCGACGACGTGAAGGTCGTCATCGAGGTCAACCAGTGA
- a CDS encoding glycoside hydrolase family 15 protein — protein MSARIEDYALIGDTHTAALVSREGSIDWLCVPRFDSAACFSALLGDRTHGRWQISPTEPIRRSRRSYRPGTLVLETELETASGVVRIVDCMPPRERYPEVVRQVQGVSGRVPMKMDLTIRFDYGRTIPWVHRADGQLRAIAGPDALSLWTHVETRGEDMSTVAEFTVSEGQDVPFELAWYPSHTRAPRPLAARFVIEDTERYWRGWSDSCTYQGEWRDAVIRSLITLKALTYAPTGGIVAAATTSLPELIGGERNWDYRYCWLRDATLTLLALMGAGYHEEAAEWRDWLLRAVAGEAAKIQIMYGPAGERRLDEWEADWLPGYEGSRPVRIGNAAAGQFQLDVYGEVMDALHQARCDLSSDEMGTGDDEAWSLQLELMNFLESGWKEPDDGIWEVRGPRRHFTHSKVMAWVAVDRAVHTVEHLQLEGPVHKWRALRDQIKKEVCEHAWNEDVGAFTQYYGSSELDASVLMIPIVGFLPPDDPRVRSTVEAVERELLHDGLVLRYRPRDDSAVDGLSGGEGAFLACSFWLVDNLALLGRQDDARELFEHLLSLGNDVGLLAEEYDPVTKRMVGNFPQAFSHVGVVNSARTLSTRGESVLDRHPGDARKPRLLTKLRGVRR, from the coding sequence GTGAGCGCCCGCATCGAGGACTACGCCCTGATCGGGGACACCCACACCGCCGCCCTGGTGTCCCGTGAGGGGTCGATCGACTGGCTGTGTGTGCCCCGGTTCGACTCGGCGGCGTGCTTCTCCGCCCTGCTCGGGGACCGCACCCACGGCCGGTGGCAGATCTCGCCCACCGAGCCCATCCGCCGGTCGCGGCGCTCCTACCGGCCCGGGACCCTCGTGCTCGAGACCGAGCTCGAGACCGCCAGCGGCGTCGTCCGCATCGTCGACTGCATGCCGCCCCGCGAGCGGTACCCCGAGGTGGTGCGGCAGGTCCAGGGGGTGAGCGGGCGGGTCCCGATGAAGATGGACCTCACCATCCGCTTCGACTACGGGCGCACCATCCCCTGGGTCCACCGGGCCGACGGCCAGCTGCGGGCCATAGCCGGGCCCGACGCCCTCAGCCTGTGGACCCACGTCGAGACCCGGGGAGAGGACATGTCCACGGTGGCGGAGTTCACCGTCTCCGAGGGCCAGGACGTCCCGTTCGAGCTGGCGTGGTACCCGTCGCACACCCGGGCCCCGCGCCCCCTGGCCGCCCGCTTCGTGATCGAGGACACCGAGCGCTACTGGCGGGGCTGGTCGGACAGCTGCACCTACCAGGGGGAGTGGCGCGACGCCGTCATCCGCTCCCTCATCACCCTGAAGGCGCTGACCTACGCCCCGACCGGGGGCATCGTGGCCGCCGCCACCACCTCGCTGCCCGAGCTGATCGGGGGGGAGCGCAACTGGGACTACCGGTACTGCTGGCTGCGCGACGCCACCCTCACCCTCCTGGCCCTGATGGGCGCCGGCTACCACGAGGAGGCGGCGGAGTGGCGCGACTGGCTGCTCCGGGCGGTGGCCGGGGAGGCGGCCAAGATCCAGATCATGTACGGGCCGGCGGGGGAGCGCCGCCTCGACGAGTGGGAGGCGGACTGGCTCCCGGGCTACGAGGGCTCCCGGCCGGTAAGGATCGGCAACGCCGCCGCCGGCCAGTTCCAGCTCGACGTGTACGGGGAGGTCATGGACGCCCTGCACCAGGCCCGGTGCGACCTCTCCTCCGACGAGATGGGGACGGGGGACGACGAGGCGTGGTCGCTCCAGCTCGAGCTGATGAACTTCCTCGAGTCGGGATGGAAGGAGCCGGACGACGGGATCTGGGAGGTGCGCGGGCCCCGGCGCCACTTCACCCATTCCAAGGTCATGGCCTGGGTGGCGGTCGATCGGGCCGTGCACACCGTCGAGCATCTCCAGCTCGAGGGACCGGTGCACAAGTGGCGGGCCCTGCGCGACCAGATCAAGAAGGAGGTGTGCGAGCACGCCTGGAACGAGGACGTCGGCGCCTTCACCCAGTACTACGGAAGCTCGGAGCTCGACGCCAGCGTGTTGATGATCCCGATCGTCGGGTTCCTCCCGCCCGACGACCCGCGCGTGCGCTCGACCGTCGAGGCCGTCGAGCGCGAGCTGCTCCACGACGGGCTGGTCCTGCGCTACCGGCCGCGCGACGACTCGGCCGTGGACGGCCTCTCGGGTGGGGAGGGCGCCTTCCTGGCGTGCTCGTTCTGGCTGGTCGACAACCTGGCCCTCCTCGGGCGCCAGGACGATGCCCGCGAGCTGTTCGAGCACCTGCTGTCGCTCGGCAACGACGTCGGGCTCCTGGCCGAGGAGTACGACCCGGTCACCAAGCGGATGGTCGGGAACTTCCCCCAGGCCTTCTCCCACGTCGGCGTGGTCAACTCGGCGCGCACCCTCTCCACGCGTGGGGAGTCGGTCCTCGACCGCCACCCCGGTGACGCGCGCAAGCCGAGGTTGCTCACCAAGCTGAGAGGAGTGCGGCGATGA